Below is a genomic region from Kiritimatiellia bacterium.
GCATACTGCTTCCAAGTGTTTGTATTCATGCCGGAAAGCAATAGCAGACAGATTCCGGATTGTCCAGTTTTATTTTCTATCTTCTTGATTCAGCCTGTGTTACCACCACGGGTAACACAGCCCTGGGCCAATATACGGGCTCTTATTATATTGTCAACTGTTGCATTGCGCCGACCAATGCATTTAAGACAAACGTGATTACGGCGTACTATTACGCCAACAATATTGAGTCCAATCCGCAGTTTGTGAACAAGGACACGGGCAATTGGCGACTTCAACGGACTTCCCCCTGCGTCAACGCGGGCACGAATGAGGATTGGATGACTTTGGATTTGGACGGCCATTTCAGAATAGACCGGCTTTCCCGCATCGTTGACATAGGCTGTTATGAATATTTTCCGCAGGGCACCGTATTTTCGATACCGTAGCAGATAAATATCTCAAATGGAAACTTCGGAAGGCCTGGTTCGGATGGGACACAGG
It encodes:
- a CDS encoding choice-of-anchor Q domain-containing protein, which codes for MSSFIFYLLDSACVTTTGNTALGQYTGSYYIVNCCIAPTNAFKTNVITAYYYANNIESNPQFVNKDTGNWRLQRTSPCVNAGTNEDWMTLDLDGHFRIDRLSRIVDIGCYEYFPQGTVFSIP